One genomic window of Camelina sativa cultivar DH55 chromosome 5, Cs, whole genome shotgun sequence includes the following:
- the LOC104787890 gene encoding uncharacterized protein LOC104787890, translating to MTNCHRQEVLLRESSITEFHMPSELLAKVASFLGEDGVDGLKNLLAAGKQGFDVVYSHECLSTVRIDKSEEILWWSMSHSKYYSFFAKCLIHGNPYALWAQNNKRLAYADFVRACYRGQSWSEAYVAGSSTYEIDYHVISPPATDQRVSRPRCPRCARRTTRRHHFTNVPECGHQFHN from the exons ATGACAAATTGTCATCGCCAGGAAGTCCTTTTAAGG GAATCATCAATAACAGAGTTTCACATGCCATCTGAGTTGCTTGCCAAAGTTGCTAGTTTTTTGGGAGAAGATGGTGTGGACGGTTTGAAGAATTTGCTAGCTGCTGGTAAACAAGGTTTTGATGTTGTGTACTCCCACGAGTGTCTGTCAACCGTACGTATTGACAAGTCCGAAGAAATCCTATGGTGGTCAATGAGCCACTCGAAATACTATTCATTCTTCGCGAAATGTCTAATTCATGGGAATCCTTACGCATTGTGGgctcaaaataacaaaagactTGCTTACGCAGACTTCGTCCGTGCATGTTATAGAGGCCAGAGCTGGTCGGAAGCTTATGTAGCGGGGTCATCTACTTATGAAATTGATTACCATGTTATTTCACCACCGGCGACGGATCAGAGAGTGAGTCGTCCCCGATGCCCACGATGTGCAAGAAGAACTACTCGTCGGCATCACTTCACAAACGTTCCTGAATGTGGTCATCAATTCCACAACTAG